Sequence from the Fragaria vesca subsp. vesca linkage group LG4, FraVesHawaii_1.0, whole genome shotgun sequence genome:
CAGTTGAGTTTTGTGGACTGGTGCTACTTTCAGCAATTACAGAACACGATGGAGTAGATAACGAACCGGTAGTAGCTGAGTACCCACTAAGAATGCCAGGGGTTTTAAGATGTCCTGATATCCGCCCGACGTTCATTAAGGAATTATTATTAGATTGAGCAGAGAGGAGACTGTAATCAACAGCAGTAGACCTGTTAAAGCTAGAACTCTGATTGACAGAAGCAGGACTATTTCCAGCCTGGAAACTAGCTGATGACTGCAAGGGCACCACAAGGCAAGATGGCTGTACATTGATACTTCGAATAGGTTCGGATAGCAACGGCTGCTGATGTCTGTTTTGCTGTGGTCGTTGATCCGGCTGCAATATATCCACAAACATGTTATTCTGAGTACTAAACCCTCCAAGATTGCTGTTCGGTGCCACAGTACCAAGACTATTAGACCGCCATTGTCCGCCTGAAGATGCATCCTCAGCAGATATGATGGATTGTGGAAAGTATTGGCGTTTTATCAAAGGCTGCCCAAATGTCACATTATGATCTATAGGGGCACGCCTTGGCCTCTGCAAGGTTGCATGTAACATAGCAGGTGGATCTATTGCTTGCCCATGGTTTCCTACAGGTTGACCGAGAAGCTCAGCTTGCAGGGCTGCTAGCGTTTGAGGAGGTATTTGTCCAGATGCAGCCAAAGCTTGGATGTCAAATCTATTCCCATGCGAAACCAATTTCACATTTGGTTCAACAGGTCCACAGAAAGCATTTGCACTTTGTTGTTGCTCTACACTTAGCCTCTTCAAATATAACCTGAATTTCTGTTCATTAACTTAATTCCTTTTAGTAAAGAATTTTGTTAAAGCCAATACAGAGTTCAAGTGAACACTCTAGGTACATGCATGACAAGAGAACATAAAAGCTGAAACTGCATAAATTACAAAAAACAAAAAACCAAAGCAAATTCTGCAACAAGGATCTGACAATAAATAACTGAAATAGTATTAGATCTAAGAGCCAGAGTCGTGTAGTTGCATGTGTCTTAGTGATTTTCAAAGTAAAGAAAAACATATTCACATTTTTTGTTCTGGTTTAGAACTTTATTCTACACTAAAAAAACAATTCAATATTCAATGAATTAATTCATGTTAATTTCTAAAGCAGATGAACTAATTATTCTGGTTTCAGTGTGATCCATAAGTGTACTAGTTTCTGTTAGTTTTGTTATTAGTAATGACTTATTATTGTTGCATCAAAGATGGATGCTATATTTTATTGTTCTGCTTCGTGACACCAAAACACAATTAACAAAGCAATACGAAAACTGCAAAGCATATGAGATTAATAGAGAAGGATCCCGACCTGCAGATGGCTTGCAACATTTTCTCTACTTAAACCAGGTACATTCATCAATTCAAGAATTCTCTTTGGCACAGCCTCTGAAAAAAGAAGAAAAACATTCTGAGGAGCAGTAATAAAAAGAAGGGAGCGGTTATATTTCTAGAAAACATCTACACCAGAAAACATCTACACAATAAAACAGAGTATACTAGAAAAAATTCTGCCTTCATAAATTCCAATATAGGAACTAAATCACAATATAAGGGAAAAGATTAAAGAACATACTATCAAGCCCCAGTTGGTTCACAGCACTGACAAATTGCTGATGGAGTTCAACTGACCATACTACACGGGGTTTCTTTGATGTAGACATATCATCATTATCATTGTCACCATCTTCATCTTCTTTAGCACTGCTCCTTTTCTTCTGACTTCTCGCTCTTCCTTCTGTTCCTTCATTGACAGAAGAAGTATATTCGACATCGCTATTTCCCCGTTTATGCCGATCATTATCTTCCAAGCTCCCTGATAGTTCAAGCTCTTTATTTTCACTTAATTTTTTCCTAGCAACATGCTGCCAGATATTCTTGAGCTCTTCCTCACGAATAGGCTTAATTAGATAATCGCAAGCCCCATGTCTGATTCCTTTCATAACAGCACTTGTTCTCCCATCAGCAGACATCACTGCACAAAACCATCACGTCAATCGGCATAACACAACTTAATTACCCTCAACATTACAAGCATATATATATACTCACTGATGACAGGAAGATCCATCTCCAGCCCTATACATTCCAGGAGTTTAAATCCATCCATATCAGGCATATGAACATCACTCAGTACCACATCAAAATAGCCCTTTTTCTCTCGTAGATGATTCAAAGCATCCGTAGCCTGGGAGCAAAGTGTAACTGCAAGCACATGACAAAACATGCAAAATAACAACAGTTAGACAACATAATTCTGCTCCTACATAAGGTAAATCTGCTAATTTTGACATCAATTTTTATAGATAAAAAAGCGTCCCCACCATTCCTAAAATGGCAAATTCAGAAAAGCTATGTCATTGATCATTCGCCTACCGCTAAACCAAATCTAAATCTACAAACTTTTCACATAAAAAAGTACAATGCCAAATACGAAAAACCTAAAACTAAAAATCTAACACCAGATGACAACTCTGTCATATCAGCTATAAATTAAACAAATTCAAAAATTGATTATAAGACAGACTAAATTATTTCCCTTTTTTTATAATATCTCCAATTAGAGGCTAAACTCGACTTAATTCACTAATTAAAGCAATTAATCACGCTTGAAAAGAGAGAGAGAGAGAGAGAGAGAGAGAGAGAGAGAGAGATCAGTAACGAACCCTGGTAGAGACACCGGCGAAGCATCTTCTCGAGAATCGACAAGCAAGTCGTGTCGTCGTCGACCACCATGACTCTCAACCCCGCCGGAAACTGATCGGGAACCGCCATTACACTAGCCGAAGCAACACCGCCTCCGCCTTTACACGAGCCGCCGAAGCTGCTCGCCGCCGTGGTGGTGCTCATGCACGACTGCACCACGCTCTGCAACGCCGCCATTCGCCGCAAAAAACCCTAGAAACTCGCACCGAATCAGAACCGGACCGCGAAATTCACCATCAATTTGTGGCCAATTGGAGAGAGAGAAAGAGAAGGATTTGGCAATTAGGGTTTGAAATTCTGAGAATTTTTTTTGTTTTTGATTTTTGAGTTTTGATTTGTTTGGTTACTTGGGGAGGAGCAAGGAAGTGAGAGAAGAGGGGTTTATATATACTGGGGAAGAGTGCAGATAATGAGAAAGAGGGCGAGAAGACGAAAATGGAATGTTCTTAATTTTATTTAATTTATTGGAATTTTTTTGCTAAAAATAAATAAGGAAATAAATAACGAGGGGAAATAATTGAGGGGTTGGGGCAGTTATTGGAGAGAGATGGGCCTGTGGGGTCCAGCTTCGCATGCGTCTTTGGAGGACTCTTGCCTCTGTGTGTCTCTCTGTCCTAACGGGGTCGAGTGTGTCCGTTGACTCGGATTTTTTTTTATTTTGGTCGATAGATTATGCAAGAAAGAAATGAAAAGATTATGAAGAACTATAGATTTTTTTAGTTTTATGATGTAAATTTGAGTTTGTAAGATCTAAATTTGTTTTTTGTTCGATGATCTAGAGTAAGATTGGAGGTACGTTCGTCCCGGATTTTCTTGATATCTAATTCTCGAGGTTGAAAGTTAGACGGTTTGTATAACATGCAATTCATTGTATGATATTGTAAATAATGCAAGTAATCTTTTAAATTTAGAATATAATTTAGAGTGATTAATTGACCGGATAATTATGCTAAGCTGATTATGTAAGAAATAAATAAAAAGTTAGCATAAAAGAATGTTATTCGTTGCTGGATTTTCCGTACAATAATACATAAAAAGTACGTAACATTGGATATGCGTGACAACGTGAAACGTACTTTCTCACATTGTCTTTTTTTAAAGCTAATTGCCGAAGGTTAAGGGTTGGTGCGGCTTGCATAATTAACCATTCATCATATGATTTATGTAAATCTAATGTGTAAGTAATCCTACACATTAGGACAGAATTCAGAGTGAATAATTGACTTAAGAAAGAAATAAAAAAAATTATGAATATACGTAAATTGAAATCAAATGCAAGTAATAATCAACTAATCATAGGAATTTATGGTAGAATCTAAAACGATAAATGCATTGAAAGCCAATTACTATAGTTGACGACATAGATTTGGCAAGAGAAACCAAAATAAGGAATTAAAGTTCAAGAAAAGGGCAAAGTGCATGAAGATCACAACAACTGTATCTTAGAACAACTGGTAATTATTATGGTATATACTAAACATGGTAATCTTAAATAAGAAATAAATGGTGGCATTTTCTCTAAAAGGTATACAAATCTTGTAATAAGGTGAGTGCAATATCTTAAAGATTCAGAATCTAACAAATTCTAACATCCTCTTATGATGTTTGCAGTGCTTATCATGAAATGGATTACATCATGTTCTAATGAGTTTTGCTAGACACCCAAGAATCTGATCATCCAACACTGATGTGTAAATGACGAGTTTACCCTTCTATATATCAATGCCATCCAACATTTCAATCAATCATTCCCACACCTTATCTTCAAGCATCAAATTCCAGTGTTGTCTGCGAGTTTCTGAGACCCTCTTCTGTATAGTGTACAGTCCATTTCCCTTGCAATGTTGAAGCATTTCCAATCGGGAAGTTGGACTATGCTGGTCTATTTCCCACCCACATTACCATGTTATTCCCATCCTAAGGTCACCTCCTTTGAAACTGAAAGCAGATGTTCCGGTACATGCTCCGCTTTTAAAGCTTTCAGCAATGTCTTCAAACCAGGGGTCTACTCGAGTACTACTCGTTGCGCTGCTAGACGAAGAGTGAGATACGATGTCGACGAAGATGATGGGGATGAAGATGAAGAGGAAGAGCATAACAAGGAGATAGCACTGTTGGAGCTGTATAGTCAGAGTGTGAGAGGAGAAGCACTTATTGTTCATGCAATGGTGGATGACCAACCAGTGGAAGTGATTATCTTTAAGGTGTGCTTATTGCCAATTTCTTATCATCTATTTGATGAGTACTTTGAGCACAAAGTAGTTACTAGTATCGAAGAATGACATTTTTCGAAAGCTGTACGTTTTTCTTGTCTTTCATTACTTGTGTATGGATATATTTCAGGGGTTTTCTTCATGCTTGAGTTACAGGACTTCACCAGACCCATCAAAAAGCATTCTTCCGGCAAGAGCAGTGATAGAGAGTATAGACAGGGTGAAGGGACCTTTTGACCCTTCAAATATAGAGTACTTGCAGAAAAACCTAAGCTGGGAAGTGTTCAAGAGCAATCTACCACCCAACTTACAGATGTATATATAGTTAGTGACACATACAAGATCTTATTGTGTTGATTAGTCCTTATTGTCATGAAAATGAAGATGAAATATTGATATTGTCTGTTAGAGTAGTCATCGATCATAAAATCTCCGGCCACTTTGTTTTGGACATCTAGATCTTTCAATTTAAACATGATATGTGGTTCATCATGAGATACCTTTAGTCTTTACATACAGACCTACATTAAAAGGACCAATTTGCCCACGTTTCCTTTTACTTTTAGTAACGCTTCCAAAGTGAAAACGCACGCTCTCATAACGCTTTCAAAACACTTTTCTTTCGGAAATGCTTCCTAGAGCTTTCGTGCTTTTTAGATTGTGACAATGTTCTTTATAGATACACCCTCCAAATATCTTGGATAATTACATGAAAAAATAGCGGAAGCGCGATAGAAAGCAAAGCTTTCGAGCTTCCTAGATTGTGACAATGTTCTTTATAGATGCCCTCCGTCAAATGTCTTGGATAATTACATGAAAAAGTAACAAGTAATTAGCTAGTTACTTATTTTACCTTAGCTCAATAGCTTGATCCTTCGCGAAAAGCACGTGTGGTGTCAACACAAGTGTCCGTGGGGATTTTGGCACGAAATTCCGGCACCGTCCAAAAACAAAAATATCTTCCTTACCCCGAACCCAATGACGTGGAAGCAATAGGGTGGCATATATTCGACCTAGATATTTTCCTAGAAAATATCAGTTAAACACGTGTTGCCCATATGTGGTTTCCTCCTCCCACTTCCACCCTCCCATCTCTCCAAAACTACCAAACTACCACTCCCCCTTGTTTTCCACTAGTGAGTAGTGACCTAGTCCCTTGTTTTTCAAATATTAACAGAAAATCTTCTAAAATACTCGTACGTTGTAGTGTTGAAAAAAATTTACTATATATCTATTATTTGTCATACTGTTTATAGGAACAGTGTAGAAACATGGTATTTCCGGGTTTTGCCCCTGGTTTGGGTCTGGGTAATTCTGCTTCTATCTATGTTGACACATTCAAAGTTTCTTTCAGTTTCCAGAAACCCAGAGAGAAAAAAGATCCTAGAGAATTTGAGAGAAAATCTACCCAAAAAAATTAAGAGAGAAAAGAGAGCAGCGTTTAGCCCCCATAACATAACACAAACAAAATGATGTCTTCGCGAACTTTCTTCAAACTCTCTCTCTCCACCTAATTCTGTTAAGCTGAGCCTCCACCTCTCCCTTGTCAAATGTATTAGATAATGAGGCTAAGGTAACGCGTATATACGGACTATCTGAACTCTAAATCTCTCAAATTTCGAAAACATTATGAAAAACATAACGTGTTTAAAAAATTAACATGTTGAACGAGAATTCAGACTCTCTGTTTGTCAAATTAGTTTAATGAGTAATCGAAAACCTCACCCAACTGAGAAACTTGAGGCTGCGCCCAAATCAACCCGATCTTCAAACTTAACTTGTGCTCATAAGTAACATCGTAGACACAAATCTATGAACTAATGAAACTGTGAAAGTATGAAACGGTTATAAATATCCCGATGGCATTTCCGCAGATAAAAATATCCAACAGGGCCATTTCGGTCAGAGAAACCTTCCACGTTGCAGCTATAAATAGAACTACATCAAGATATTTAATTTTACTATATAAAAACCAGAGACAAAGCTGAGCTGAGAAGAAATGGCGATGCCGAAGAAACACGAAGGAGAAGAAGAAGAAGAAGAGGTTCAGAACTTCGGGAAGAGACTGAAATGCATCAAACACGAGGAGGTTCAATACCAACAAGATGATGAAGAAGAAGAAGAAGAAGACGAGATGAAGGCAGAGATGGTGAGTATGTACCCAATGACACCCACATCGTTTGTGGTCTCGGATGCTCTAGAGCCCGATTGTCCCATCATTTACGTCAACAAAGTGTTCGAGACTTTCACCGGATACGGAGCTCATGAAGTCCTCGGTCGCAACTGGTATTGATTTTGACTTCGGTTTTGGTTTTGTTTATTTCACTGTTTTTGATGGTGTTGAGCTGTTTAGTTTCTAGCGTGTGTTTGAAATGGTGGATGTGTGTTAGGAAATTGGATTTGGGTTTTGTGTGTAGTTCGCGAATGTAGAGGAAAGTGAACGTCTTGGTTGGTTTAGAAATAGTGAAGAATGATTCGAATTGATATGGTTTTGTTTGTTTAAGGTAGTTTGAGATGAGCATCGGTGTTTTTGAGTTTGGTTGTAAATAGTTTAGTGGAGATGGGTTGGATTACGAGAGAGTGTGTCAACTGTTCATTTTCAGTTGTGGATGTTTGCTTTGTATCGAATTGGCTGGCATAGGTTGAGCCTGAGAAAATGCAGGTGACCACATTCGTAGATATGTATAAGTTGAGAGGGACTGGAATACTGAACTTTTCGCTGACGCTAAACAGAGAATCTCTAATTCCATATCTGAGGGAGAATATACTAATGAAATTAGGAGTTAGTAAACAAAAAGAAGCAATGAGATGAAAGCATACTAGTTAAGTTGGGGTGCTTTGCATTTGTTTGAGCTGGTTCACATGCTATTGATCCATGTCTGTAGGTGCGCTTTCATAAAGTATCTGTGATTTGATACATTGATAGTTATGTGTCTCAGAAGTTATCTTACCATTACTTCTGTGTTTTCTTTTGTTTCAGTCGGTTCTTACAATATAGGGACCCTCATGCTCAAAGACGACATCCTCTGGTGGATCCTGATGTAGTTTCTGAGATTAGAAGGTGTCTTGAAGAAGGAGTTGAGTTCTTGGGTGAGCTTCTTAACTTCAGTAAGGATGGCACTCCCCTAGTGAATAGGCTAAGGCTGAAACCAATAGTTGATGATAGCGGAACTGTCACACACATCATAGGCATTCAAGTGTTTTTTGAAACAAAAATAGACCTCAACAGTGTATCATATCCAGTTTACAAAGAGACATGCTCTGAGCAGGACACTCAATCCAGCAAGTATTTTCTCACCAGTGGACAAACGCCTTTCACCCAACATCAAGAAATTTGTGGGATTCTTCAGCTCTCAGATGAAGTGTTGGCTCACAACATCTTATCGCGCTTGACTCCGAGGGATGTGGCATCCATTGGGTCTGTCTGTAGAAGAATCCGTCAACTGACAAAAAATGAGCATGTGAGGAAGATGGTATGTCAAAATGCATGGGGGAGAGAAGTCACCGGTACTTTGGAATTGATGACTGATAAGTTAGGGTGGGGGCGTCTGGCTAGGGAACTGACAACTCTTGAGGCTGTTTGTTGGAGGAAATTTACTGTTGGAGGTTCGGTGGAGCCTTCTCGGTGCAACTTTAGTGCCTGTGCTGTGGGAAATCGACTTGTACTGTTTGGAGGCGAAGGTGTTGATATGCAGCCAATGGATGACACATTTGTTCTCAATCTAGATGCTTCCAATCCAGAGTGGACTCGAGTAAGTGTGAAATCATCGCCACCAGGGCGATGGGGACACACTCTTTCATGTTTGAATGGTTCTTTGTTGGTAGTGTTTGGGGGATGCGGGCGGCAAGGGTTGCTCAATGATGTTTTTGTTCTTGACTTGGATGCCAAGCAGCCAACATGGAAAGAAGTTCATGGAGGAACTCCTCCTCTCCCTAGATCCTGGCATAGTTCTTGCACGATAGAAGGTTCTAAATTAGTTGTGTCAGGTGGATGCACGGATGGTGGGATACTCCTTAGCGACACATACGTATTGGATCTCACCAGAGGCAATCCAACATGGAGAGAGATTCCAACTTCGTGGTCTCCTCCCTGTAGGTTGGGACATTCGCTTTCAGTTTATGGCAGATCAAAGATTCTCATGTTTGGTGGACTTGCCAACAGTGGGCACTTACGGTTGAGATCAGGTGAGACTTACACCATTGATTTGGAAGACGAAGAGCCTCAATGGAGGCAACTGGAATGTAATGCATTCACCAGCATTGACAGCCAGAGTGCAGTGCTTCCTCCTCCTAGACTCGATCATGTTGCTATGAGCATGCCTTGTGGAAGGATTATCATATTTGGTGGTTCAATTGCTGGGCTGCATTCTCCTTCTCAGCTTTTCCTTTTGGATCCTTCTGAAGAGAAACCGTCATGGAGAATTCTGAACGTTCCCGGGCAACCACCTAAATTTGCTTGGGGTCACAGCACCTGTGTGGTCGGAGGGACAAGGGTCCTGGTGTTGGGTGGCCACACAGGTGAGGAGTGGATACTTAATGACTTGCATGAGTTGTGCTTAGCAAGCAGGCAGGACTCAGAGTCAGATCTATGATTTTACTTTACTGTGCACCAACCACTGGAAGAAAGTTTTGGTCTGTGATATCTGTGAGTTGAGTGCATTCCACCCAAGTCCTAAGTGATTGGCTTTGTCTTCTGTTATGATGATTCGGTGTTTGATGTGTGTATGTGTGCTTAGATTTGTACTACACTGTATTTAGATCACACTCTGAATCATTTTGAATGATTCATTGTTCCGGATGTACATTGTGAGCTGAGGATATGAATGCATACAAGTTTATTTCCAGAGAATATTTGATTGAGACCAGACTCTTCTTGACTGCTACTTCTATAACTTTCAGTTTCCATTTTCTCTACCTCTAATTTGGGTCTGGGAAGAATCCGAAGATTGCTCAATGCTGTTCATAGCTCTGATTTGAAGTCGTTTACCTCGTATGATCTATGGCTTTCAATCTTTGATATTGTGAATTAACATTGTCTGGTAGGGAGCCCAGAGGCAGAGACCGTTCTCTTTCCATCTCTCTCCTCCTTCTCAGTTGTCACCGGTGGATTGATTTAGAGTCGGTCAGAGTCATCGTCGTGTTAGACAAAACAATCACAACTGCAATTGCAGAGAGTAGAACACATCTCTCAACAAAAGAGATTCAAGTTTCATGTGTCTCGCAATCCAGCTGTGCGTTACTGCTTCCGGTACCCAAATATGTCCTCAGCATCATTTGGCAGGGTTAAGATACCATGGACAATAAATGATGAATATCAGAAAAAGTTTTGAGAACAGATCAAGGGCTCAAGCATTAGTAAAATGGTAATTACAGTTCCTAAAACATATTCCATTTGAAAAAGATGATAATGATAAAATTATAACAAACCATGTCTACAGAAAATTTCATATCTCAGAAGAATAAATTTTCATGAATAGCGATCATTTGGTAAGGAACCAAAACATTTAATAACAAAATAATCATCGCTTGAGTTTGAGTTGATCTTGTATACAATAAGGTATAAGGCTGGAAGAAAAGAAAAAGAATCACGTCCAACTTCAAACTCTATATGCTCGTGCAGCAGCTGCGGCCTGTGACCGTCTCTGCTGCCTGTATACCTAATTAATTTGAAGTAGATTAAAGAATATGCAGATTGATCTGGTAGTGGTGAATGGTGATATCTGCTTGTCATGTTTGATGGTAAATGACACACGTCTACTCGTATAACAGTTATGAGGTCTTTCATTTCCATGCGACAGAGTCAATCTCATCTCTGGCTGACTTGTACAGTTCAAGCCGTTTGGCAATGAGCGTCCGTTTTTCCATGAGTGCTGGATCCTCATCCAACATTGCACCTAGCCTCTCCTTCTGCAAAGGAAACACAGTCATTTGTCATCAGCTTCTATTCAATATGTTGACTTCACCACAACAGGTTTTGCTTTTGAAAAGGAAATTTCACCTCTTGCCTCCCAATTTGAGCATAGAAGTGGTTTAGAAGGGATCTTTTGGCCTCTCGAACTTGACAGTGAACAACGGCCTTCGGTATCGAATTCCTCAGAGTCTCACAGACCATCATGATATAAGAGTTGACATTTGATGCTGATACATGAAAGATACAAAAATCGTCATTTCTTAACCCCATCTTTAAAACATCTTATAAATGAGTTGACATAAAGCTTATAATAACCAGTAGAACTTGATGAAACTTAGTGCCAAATTATATGCTAAGTTGTATATCTATGTGGATTGTGTGAGTGCGTGCGCGCCTCTAATGGGAAAGTGAGGAGAAATTTACATACCAATCCTCCTGAGATAATTATCTCCATACGAGTCCATATTCGGTGCTGGCGGTTCTTTTCTATTTTTGTCTGCATTTGGTCCTGTTTGGTTTGGATGTCTGTCCCCTTCCATATTAAGCTTCCTGAAAAATTCCACTGTTAGGTAGCTAGACTCCATTTCCACAAGCCGTGTAACTGTTTTCCTGCTTTCATCACGGAATCTTTCCAATGCTTCTGTGCAAGCTGCTGCAATGTCAGATGTAAGAGTAGGG
This genomic interval carries:
- the LOC101293581 gene encoding uncharacterized protein LOC101293581, with the translated sequence MAALQSVVQSCMSTTTAASSFGGSCKGGGGVASASVMAVPDQFPAGLRVMVVDDDTTCLSILEKMLRRCLYQVTLCSQATDALNHLREKKGYFDVVLSDVHMPDMDGFKLLECIGLEMDLPVIMMSADGRTSAVMKGIRHGACDYLIKPIREEELKNIWQHVARKKLSENKELELSGSLEDNDRHKRGNSDVEYTSSVNEGTEGRARSQKKRSSAKEDEDGDNDNDDMSTSKKPRVVWSVELHQQFVSAVNQLGLDKAVPKRILELMNVPGLSRENVASHLQKFRLYLKRLSVEQQQSANAFCGPVEPNVKLVSHGNRFDIQALAASGQIPPQTLAALQAELLGQPVGNHGQAIDPPAMLHATLQRPRRAPIDHNVTFGQPLIKRQYFPQSIISAEDASSGGQWRSNSLGTVAPNSNLGGFSTQNNMFVDILQPDQRPQQNRHQQPLLSEPIRSINVQPSCLVVPLQSSASFQAGNSPASVNQSSSFNRSTAVDYSLLSAQSNNNSLMNVGRISGHLKTPGILSGYSATTGSLSTPSCSVIAESSTSPQNSTVTYSDARQMPGQLHNTSNIQDLYAPKSREMLDQGAYRNIGFVGKETRIPSRFAGDEFDLQSNLNHGSIHVENSGNPVKLEPNMGFVDNANGAPIYQQFSSSDLTSVFNE
- the LOC101293874 gene encoding adagio protein 3-like codes for the protein MAMPKKHEGEEEEEEVQNFGKRLKCIKHEEVQYQQDDEEEEEEDEMKAEMVSMYPMTPTSFVVSDALEPDCPIIYVNKVFETFTGYGAHEVLGRNCRFLQYRDPHAQRRHPLVDPDVVSEIRRCLEEGVEFLGELLNFSKDGTPLVNRLRLKPIVDDSGTVTHIIGIQVFFETKIDLNSVSYPVYKETCSEQDTQSSKYFLTSGQTPFTQHQEICGILQLSDEVLAHNILSRLTPRDVASIGSVCRRIRQLTKNEHVRKMVCQNAWGREVTGTLELMTDKLGWGRLARELTTLEAVCWRKFTVGGSVEPSRCNFSACAVGNRLVLFGGEGVDMQPMDDTFVLNLDASNPEWTRVSVKSSPPGRWGHTLSCLNGSLLVVFGGCGRQGLLNDVFVLDLDAKQPTWKEVHGGTPPLPRSWHSSCTIEGSKLVVSGGCTDGGILLSDTYVLDLTRGNPTWREIPTSWSPPCRLGHSLSVYGRSKILMFGGLANSGHLRLRSGETYTIDLEDEEPQWRQLECNAFTSIDSQSAVLPPPRLDHVAMSMPCGRIIIFGGSIAGLHSPSQLFLLDPSEEKPSWRILNVPGQPPKFAWGHSTCVVGGTRVLVLGGHTGEEWILNDLHELCLASRQDSESDL
- the LOC101303511 gene encoding uncharacterized protein LOC101303511 translates to MLVYFPPTLPCYSHPKVTSFETESRCSGTCSAFKAFSNVFKPGVYSSTTRCAARRRVRYDVDEDDGDEDEEEEHNKEIALLELYSQSVRGEALIVHAMVDDQPVEVIIFKGFSSCLSYRTSPDPSKSILPARAVIESIDRVKGPFDPSNIEYLQKNLSWEVFKSNLPPNLQMYI